One genomic segment of Erysipelotrichaceae bacterium 66202529 includes these proteins:
- a CDS encoding AAA family ATPase, protein MLYYFFSIRQMENAYLFNGLKISEHEKVMLYQNRYPVIFLSLKDMKDISFQDQLNSFQIILSEIISKNEELLTSEYLDEMDINLLKQYKAGTVNKAQLQNGLRFLSMCLEKHWRQKVILLIDE, encoded by the coding sequence GTGCTCTATTATTTCTTTTCCATCAGACAAATGGAAAATGCTTATTTGTTTAACGGATTGAAAATATCAGAACATGAGAAAGTAATGCTATATCAGAACAGGTATCCGGTAATTTTTTTGTCATTAAAGGATATGAAGGATATATCCTTTCAGGATCAACTGAATAGCTTTCAGATAATTTTAAGTGAAATCATAAGTAAGAATGAGGAATTATTAACTAGTGAGTATTTGGATGAAATGGATATAAATTTATTAAAGCAGTACAAAGCAGGAACAGTAAATAAGGCACAGCTTCAGAATGGCTTAAGATTTTTGAGCATGTGTCTGGAAAAACACTGGCGGCAAAAGGTTATCCTTCTGATTGATGAATAG
- the sbcD gene encoding exonuclease subunit SbcD: MRILHTADWHLGIDLYKLSMIEDQRWFKQQLKTIVEEENIDVILVAGDVYDTVLASKEAIEIYDDIMYMLCMELKKKVIVIAGNHDSATRLASLSRLLKGMGLYVVGSLQEKVAGIELEDCMIYPIPYFHVEQVRKAYDVDVHSQEEAFSCICQDILSHADNKYRHIAMAHAFLANADVCESDRFANVGGADLVPSSIFDGFSYTAMGHLHRRQHAGGRVWYSGSPLPYSFSEANQRKGVLIYDSKKDAIEEHDITPLHPLHVLKGSYEELKKGMLEQGAEATSYVKIEVTDLPVSYEMLEYFRQGYENLLQLSGKTMEQEQTSITIRLQDLETVSDLDIVTQFFQDYYGEELSETAKKLFQQAQRELEGENVYAT, encoded by the coding sequence ATGCGAATCTTGCATACAGCGGACTGGCATTTGGGAATAGATTTGTACAAGCTGTCAATGATAGAGGATCAGCGCTGGTTTAAGCAGCAGCTGAAAACGATCGTTGAAGAAGAAAACATTGATGTGATCCTTGTAGCGGGAGATGTATACGATACCGTTCTGGCAAGTAAAGAGGCAATCGAAATATATGATGATATCATGTATATGCTTTGCATGGAGCTGAAGAAAAAGGTGATTGTCATCGCAGGCAATCATGATTCCGCAACCCGTCTGGCATCACTGTCAAGGCTGTTGAAGGGAATGGGTCTGTATGTGGTTGGCAGTCTGCAGGAGAAGGTGGCTGGCATTGAGCTTGAAGACTGCATGATTTACCCGATTCCCTATTTTCATGTGGAGCAGGTACGAAAGGCCTATGATGTGGATGTGCATTCGCAGGAAGAGGCTTTTTCCTGTATCTGTCAGGATATTCTTTCGCATGCGGATAACAAGTATCGCCATATTGCCATGGCGCACGCCTTTTTGGCGAATGCGGATGTGTGCGAGAGTGACCGGTTTGCGAATGTCGGGGGAGCGGATCTGGTTCCTTCGAGTATATTTGACGGATTTTCTTATACAGCGATGGGACATCTGCATCGCAGACAGCATGCGGGAGGTCGTGTCTGGTACAGTGGATCACCGCTTCCCTATTCTTTTTCAGAGGCAAATCAGCGCAAGGGGGTGCTGATTTATGACAGCAAAAAGGATGCGATAGAGGAGCATGACATCACTCCCTTACATCCCCTGCATGTGTTGAAGGGAAGCTATGAGGAATTGAAAAAAGGGATGCTGGAACAAGGCGCAGAGGCGACTTCCTATGTTAAAATAGAGGTAACGGATTTACCTGTTTCCTATGAAATGCTGGAATATTTTCGTCAGGGCTATGAGAATCTTCTGCAGCTGAGCGGGAAAACCATGGAGCAGGAGCAGACAAGCATAACCATACGCCTGCAGGATCTGGAAACAGTTTCCGATCTGGATATCGTGACACAGTTTTTTCAGGATTATTACGGAGAGGAACTGAGTGAGACTGCCAAAAAGCTGTTTCAGCAGGCACAGCGAGAACTGGAAGGGGAGAATGTGTATGCGACCTGA
- a CDS encoding imidazolonepropionase, producing the protein MKHATLLIINLERVYTMDKVNGLPVVFQHAFIAVHHDKILAVGCGHWQEYADKDTRILDGRGHIAVPGFIEVEAQLTPLDKRDSVRLQLEECMQYMHHGTLTLAHPALYPSLTAQPYIEITNPMSKQLPIVYPYVELEKKKRTYSGRFCISAAGKYPIHDQLSAAQLLGIAERYDSWQLLQALTCWPAQALNRKELGCIHRHAQADILLFAHSDIHALFHTLGAQHLSQVIKKGIRVFPNILIS; encoded by the coding sequence ATGAAACATGCTACACTGCTAATCATAAATCTGGAAAGGGTATATACCATGGATAAGGTCAACGGACTTCCCGTTGTTTTTCAGCATGCCTTTATTGCGGTTCATCATGATAAAATCCTTGCGGTAGGCTGTGGCCATTGGCAGGAATATGCAGATAAGGATACAAGGATTCTGGATGGCAGAGGACACATTGCAGTGCCTGGATTTATCGAGGTAGAAGCGCAGCTGACTCCCCTTGATAAACGGGACAGTGTTCGCCTGCAATTAGAGGAATGTATGCAGTATATGCATCATGGGACACTGACGCTGGCTCATCCGGCACTGTATCCCTCTCTTACCGCACAGCCGTATATTGAAATTACAAATCCGATGAGTAAACAGCTTCCAATCGTCTATCCGTATGTGGAGCTGGAAAAAAAGAAGCGGACATATAGCGGCAGGTTTTGTATCAGCGCTGCTGGGAAATATCCCATCCACGATCAGTTGAGTGCTGCACAGCTATTGGGTATTGCAGAGCGCTATGACAGCTGGCAGCTGCTACAGGCACTGACCTGCTGGCCGGCACAGGCGCTCAACCGAAAGGAGCTGGGCTGTATTCACAGACATGCGCAGGCTGATATTCTGTTGTTTGCACATAGCGATATTCACGCTCTGTTTCATACGCTTGGGGCACAGCACCTTTCCCAGGTGATAAAAAAAGGCATCCGCGTCTTTCCAAATATTCTTATTTCATGA
- a CDS encoding carboxylesterase produces the protein MLDWLKHLLKKEEPSLTEQKPVIITIHGYGRRRSNEFDNFAQWGRQDGFDIVQFDMYDLFDEQDHDWMQWVSRAKEVVDSYKDSGRDIYLAGFSMGGVIASYLAVVCSVKRLLLLAPAFSYMNVDIITGVITKSASTLMGNEKKEEIQLPRSFYGAFTELVKNLKKYIGFVECPVCMIHGDMDEVISVKSSLWAYNKLPHTRKKLILLHEGHHRLLMDEGVSWTCYQNMKLFFQGLLLPDEEPEMAADIMPALLEEKKRREHALQPQDPGLKTFREEDAEKQSTDSR, from the coding sequence ATGCTGGATTGGCTGAAACATCTGTTAAAAAAAGAAGAACCATCGCTTACGGAACAAAAACCGGTGATCATAACCATTCACGGCTATGGCAGAAGGCGCAGCAACGAGTTTGATAATTTTGCACAATGGGGTCGGCAGGACGGCTTTGATATTGTGCAGTTTGATATGTATGATCTGTTTGACGAACAGGATCATGACTGGATGCAGTGGGTATCCAGAGCCAAGGAGGTTGTCGATTCCTATAAGGACAGCGGCAGAGATATCTACCTGGCAGGCTTTTCCATGGGAGGTGTCATTGCCTCCTACCTGGCTGTCGTTTGCTCTGTGAAACGGCTGCTGCTTCTGGCTCCTGCGTTCAGCTATATGAATGTGGATATCATCACCGGTGTCATTACGAAATCCGCATCTACGCTGATGGGAAATGAAAAAAAGGAGGAAATACAGCTCCCGCGTTCCTTTTACGGCGCCTTTACCGAGCTTGTCAAGAATCTGAAAAAATATATCGGCTTCGTGGAATGTCCGGTCTGTATGATTCATGGGGATATGGATGAGGTCATTTCTGTAAAAAGCTCCTTATGGGCTTATAACAAGCTGCCCCATACCCGCAAAAAGCTGATTCTTTTGCATGAAGGGCATCACCGCCTATTGATGGATGAAGGTGTCAGCTGGACCTGCTATCAGAATATGAAGCTGTTTTTCCAGGGGCTTCTGCTGCCGGATGAGGAGCCGGAAATGGCAGCGGATATCATGCCTGCATTACTGGAAGAAAAAAAGCGGAGGGAACACGCCTTACAGCCGCAGGATCCAGGGTTGAAAACCTTTCGTGAAGAGGATGCTGAAAAACAGAGTACTGATAGCCGCTAA
- a CDS encoding AAA family ATPase: MNGYYDEMVNFLGKIFSAALKTNDALEKGILTGCLRIAKESTPKAGFSLFTGLNNFNVYSIYDDQSCSSFGFTPEETMKLLKDFNAKTYEFTVKEW; the protein is encoded by the coding sequence CTGAACGGATATTATGATGAAATGGTAAATTTCTTGGGTAAAATATTCAGTGCAGCTTTAAAAACGAATGATGCATTGGAAAAAGGGATTCTTACCGGATGCTTGAGAATTGCGAAAGAGAGCACACCGAAGGCGGGCTTTAGCCTTTTTACAGGGTTAAATAATTTTAATGTCTACTCTATTTATGATGATCAATCCTGTTCGAGCTTTGGCTTTACGCCAGAGGAAACAATGAAATTGCTGAAGGATTTTAATGCAAAGACGTATGAGTTTACAGTAAAGGAATGGTAG
- a CDS encoding zinc-ribbon domain-containing protein: protein MGFSDLLMGQFIDVIENDRDMNNLIVLKYQRNSRDNEIKQGAKLIVRESQAAVFMNKGELADVFSAGSYTLNTENLPILSTLQSWKYGFRSPIISDLFFVSLKALTDNKWGTKNPFIIEDPTFGVVRVRGFGTFSLRVVDVEKFMRELVGVQMIYQTEDVIEFVRSIVIESLIDVIAEEKIRVVELASKLREISEAARDSANEKMETMGISLLMINIENISLPEEVEKFIDEQSGINLVSGNMQNFQQWQQSRAMRDAAQQSGGIAGLGAGFAFAQQMNTAAAQPQESVVKEVIRIKCPNCGELNKEEAKFCCECGASLITKKYCPQCGEEVEADSKFCSTCGQKL from the coding sequence ATGGGATTCAGTGATCTTTTGATGGGGCAATTTATTGATGTAATTGAAAATGATAGGGACATGAATAACCTGATTGTTTTAAAATATCAGAGAAATAGCCGTGATAATGAAATTAAGCAGGGGGCAAAGCTAATTGTCAGAGAAAGTCAGGCTGCAGTATTTATGAACAAGGGGGAACTGGCAGATGTATTTTCCGCAGGCTCCTATACACTGAATACGGAGAACCTGCCGATTCTTTCCACACTGCAGAGCTGGAAATACGGCTTTCGCTCCCCGATTATCAGTGATCTGTTTTTTGTCAGCCTAAAGGCACTGACAGATAACAAGTGGGGAACGAAGAACCCGTTTATCATAGAGGATCCTACTTTCGGTGTGGTTCGAGTACGCGGTTTTGGAACATTCTCTCTACGGGTTGTGGATGTTGAGAAGTTCATGCGCGAACTGGTTGGTGTACAGATGATCTATCAGACAGAGGATGTAATTGAGTTTGTACGTTCAATTGTGATTGAAAGTCTGATTGATGTCATCGCCGAGGAAAAAATACGTGTTGTAGAGCTAGCAAGCAAGCTTCGTGAGATTTCCGAAGCTGCCAGAGACAGTGCGAATGAGAAAATGGAAACGATGGGAATCAGTCTGCTGATGATCAATATTGAAAATATCTCGCTTCCCGAGGAGGTTGAGAAATTTATCGATGAGCAGTCAGGAATCAATTTAGTCAGTGGAAATATGCAGAATTTCCAGCAGTGGCAGCAGTCTCGGGCAATGCGGGATGCAGCACAGCAAAGCGGAGGTATTGCAGGACTTGGCGCAGGATTTGCCTTTGCCCAGCAGATGAATACCGCTGCTGCACAGCCGCAGGAGTCGGTTGTCAAGGAAGTGATTCGTATCAAATGTCCGAACTGCGGAGAACTGAATAAGGAGGAGGCTAAATTCTGCTGTGAATGCGGGGCCTCTCTTATTACGAAGAAATACTGCCCGCAGTGCGGGGAGGAAGTAGAGGCGGATAGTAAATTTTGCAGTACCTGCGGACAGAAATTGTAA
- a CDS encoding metal ABC transporter substrate-binding protein, with translation MKLKTLAVGLCTIALLAGCGSKGDNTGKSEKEDKTIRIGASVTPHAEIIRHIQPVLEKEGYTLDIKEYTDYNKMNQALADDDMDANFFQHQQFLDNWTKNANAEDKITSVFTVHYEPMGIYSVNHKSLKELADGQKIAVPHDSTNGGRALMLLQENGIITLKKGKGIDATKQDIEKYNKKVEIVEMDATACATSLPDVDFSVINGNNALLAKVSDKVMASESKDSEATKSFANVIVVQTAHKDDEKIKALIKALNTEDVKKFIEDNYDGVVVPLVPVK, from the coding sequence ATGAAATTAAAAACATTAGCTGTAGGTTTATGTACCATTGCATTGCTTGCTGGGTGCGGATCCAAGGGAGATAATACCGGGAAGAGTGAAAAGGAGGATAAGACGATTCGTATTGGCGCAAGTGTTACGCCGCATGCGGAAATTATCCGTCACATTCAGCCGGTTTTGGAAAAGGAAGGCTATACCTTGGACATCAAGGAATATACGGATTACAACAAAATGAACCAGGCGTTGGCAGACGATGACATGGATGCAAACTTTTTCCAGCATCAGCAGTTCCTGGATAACTGGACAAAAAATGCAAATGCTGAAGATAAGATTACAAGTGTATTCACTGTTCACTATGAGCCGATGGGTATCTATTCTGTGAATCATAAATCCTTAAAGGAGCTGGCAGATGGACAGAAAATTGCGGTACCGCATGATTCTACAAACGGTGGCCGTGCATTGATGCTGCTGCAGGAAAACGGCATAATCACTTTAAAAAAGGGCAAGGGTATCGATGCGACAAAGCAGGATATTGAAAAGTACAATAAAAAAGTGGAAATTGTAGAAATGGATGCAACTGCCTGTGCTACAAGTCTGCCGGACGTGGATTTCTCCGTTATTAACGGAAACAATGCACTCCTTGCGAAGGTCAGTGATAAAGTGATGGCTTCTGAATCCAAGGACAGTGAGGCTACAAAGAGCTTTGCCAATGTGATTGTTGTTCAGACGGCACATAAGGATGATGAAAAAATTAAGGCACTGATCAAGGCTTTAAACACTGAGGATGTAAAAAAATTCATTGAAGACAATTATGACGGTGTTGTTGTACCTCTGGTACCAGTAAAATAA
- a CDS encoding SMC family ATPase translates to MRPEILKLQAFGPYVKEQCINFHVFDKRHLFLIQGETGSGKTMLLDAMTYALYGKSSGSQREDFLSMRSRFAQPQDATIVDFQFQLHQKTYRFVRKITMRKKRNQELAAVMQIDAGEVIDGSFVPFFENPKLKNVEEKAEELLGLSYAQFIQVMILPQGKFEQLLTSKSEEKQEILKTLFQMERWTSINQVLSDTMKQRKEQLDAKKQRKEALLSGIDMQSLKEITEWLQEANKQKQALMEEGKRQHALLEQVNLSVTQQKNREELSAQLRSAQQHMAELLQQEDSMKELAVYLERQKELANVLPQWNTLLQCRKAMKQRSAKHLTEQQKLTRLQEQRSQVPAWQKQLAECKAREQTYTQRLHAGEELLPSVKRLQQLRTEEQELRKKKAAQQKLAEAQLTCREQLSKEQEQLIRQLKTAKAELELLQTVEQDYAVWKQAFYHHQQTVFLHDKRQQEEKKLQQLQNDTEQEEQQLVPLQQAYDEAMRSYLNSSAAQLAALLKENEPCPVCGSVTHPYLARAQAAYLDVKRLKEMQEQLDQKKEALQKLHQQQDHIQLSIQVLQSSVQEHEDAIQDLLHKPFSQEEYAGIQSRQQRALTLNQEIAHMTERQELLIQQQAEQEALLQKLTEKQQELHTDELLINQQLTALQDSIPSELRTQSQLTQHIEELNQQLEKAKQQTGMLEERLRQLELQLVQQQRDLEHAEKEVQQAAQEQAQAEAVWVTLAQRGIQEAEMQQLQQIDLAAKEEQLHAYELKKNQEQTRIEDLQSRCNALAQQNLEELLQQQKQLMQQEDQLRAALADITSHEAMYSQIQTALIHIQKELDQEEPAFVELAHFVRAMRGDNGMGIERYVLGIMLSSITQQANQLLQLVHNGRYQIFRSDEASGRTRKFGLELSIYDSYTCSSRSVVSLSGGEKFLVSLALSLALSSVVQARNGGIQLDTMFIDEGFGTLDEHSIADALAVLQIMSNSRGYVGIISHVELLKDNIPAGILVEKSREGSRIQIRKE, encoded by the coding sequence ATGCGACCTGAGATATTGAAGCTGCAGGCATTTGGTCCCTATGTTAAAGAGCAGTGCATCAATTTTCATGTGTTTGATAAACGGCACCTGTTTTTGATTCAGGGAGAAACAGGAAGCGGAAAGACGATGCTGCTGGATGCCATGACCTATGCTTTATATGGGAAAAGCAGCGGCTCCCAGCGCGAGGATTTTTTAAGCATGCGTTCCCGTTTTGCACAGCCGCAGGATGCCACGATCGTTGATTTCCAATTTCAGCTTCATCAGAAAACATACCGCTTCGTCCGTAAGATCACGATGCGAAAAAAACGCAATCAGGAGCTGGCAGCGGTGATGCAAATTGACGCAGGGGAGGTAATCGATGGCTCCTTTGTGCCGTTTTTTGAAAATCCCAAGCTGAAAAATGTAGAGGAAAAGGCTGAGGAGCTGCTTGGCTTGAGCTATGCACAGTTTATTCAGGTAATGATCCTGCCACAGGGAAAATTTGAACAGCTGCTGACAAGTAAGAGTGAGGAAAAGCAGGAGATACTGAAAACCCTGTTTCAAATGGAGCGATGGACAAGCATCAACCAGGTGCTGAGCGATACCATGAAGCAAAGAAAAGAACAGCTGGATGCGAAAAAGCAGCGAAAAGAGGCATTACTGAGCGGTATTGATATGCAGAGTCTAAAGGAAATAACCGAATGGCTTCAGGAAGCGAATAAGCAGAAGCAGGCGCTTATGGAAGAAGGAAAGCGGCAGCATGCGCTGCTGGAGCAGGTTAATCTCTCTGTGACACAGCAAAAAAACAGGGAGGAGCTATCCGCACAGCTGCGAAGCGCACAGCAGCATATGGCAGAGCTGTTACAGCAGGAAGACAGTATGAAAGAGCTCGCTGTATATCTTGAACGACAAAAGGAGCTGGCAAACGTGCTTCCGCAGTGGAACACCCTGTTGCAATGCCGCAAGGCTATGAAGCAGCGAAGCGCAAAGCACCTTACAGAACAGCAGAAGCTTACCCGTTTACAGGAGCAAAGAAGCCAGGTGCCTGCCTGGCAAAAGCAGCTAGCGGAATGTAAGGCAAGGGAGCAGACTTACACACAGAGGCTTCATGCAGGTGAGGAGCTGCTTCCTTCTGTGAAGCGTCTGCAGCAGCTGCGTACTGAGGAGCAGGAGCTAAGGAAAAAGAAGGCTGCGCAGCAGAAGCTGGCAGAAGCACAGCTTACCTGTCGTGAGCAGCTAAGCAAGGAGCAGGAGCAGCTTATACGGCAGCTAAAAACGGCAAAGGCAGAATTGGAGCTGCTGCAAACGGTGGAGCAGGATTACGCCGTTTGGAAGCAGGCGTTTTATCATCATCAGCAAACCGTTTTCCTGCATGACAAACGACAGCAGGAAGAAAAAAAGCTACAGCAGCTGCAGAACGACACAGAGCAGGAAGAACAGCAGCTTGTACCGCTTCAGCAGGCCTATGATGAGGCTATGCGCAGCTATTTGAACAGCAGTGCGGCGCAGCTTGCAGCACTGCTGAAGGAAAATGAACCATGCCCGGTATGCGGCAGTGTTACACATCCTTATCTTGCCAGGGCACAGGCAGCCTATCTGGATGTAAAACGGCTGAAGGAAATGCAGGAGCAGCTAGATCAGAAAAAGGAAGCTCTGCAAAAGCTTCATCAGCAGCAGGATCACATACAGCTGTCCATCCAGGTATTGCAGTCCTCTGTACAGGAGCATGAGGATGCGATACAGGATCTGCTACACAAGCCGTTCTCCCAGGAGGAATATGCAGGGATACAAAGCAGGCAGCAGCGTGCGCTCACACTGAATCAGGAAATTGCACATATGACAGAGCGCCAGGAGCTTTTGATTCAGCAGCAGGCAGAGCAGGAAGCACTGCTGCAAAAGCTCACAGAAAAGCAGCAGGAACTGCATACCGATGAGCTTTTAATAAACCAGCAGCTTACAGCACTGCAGGACAGTATCCCATCTGAGCTGCGTACACAGAGCCAGCTGACCCAGCATATCGAGGAACTAAATCAGCAGCTTGAAAAAGCAAAGCAGCAGACCGGTATGCTTGAGGAACGCTTGCGGCAGCTGGAGCTTCAGCTGGTGCAGCAGCAGCGTGACCTGGAACATGCGGAAAAGGAAGTACAGCAGGCGGCCCAGGAGCAGGCACAGGCAGAGGCTGTATGGGTAACGCTTGCACAGCGTGGCATTCAGGAAGCGGAAATGCAGCAGCTTCAGCAAATCGATCTTGCGGCAAAAGAAGAACAGCTCCATGCTTACGAGCTGAAAAAAAATCAGGAGCAGACGCGGATTGAGGATTTGCAAAGCCGCTGTAATGCTCTTGCACAGCAAAATCTGGAGGAGCTGCTTCAGCAGCAGAAGCAGCTCATGCAGCAGGAGGACCAGCTGCGTGCAGCCCTTGCGGATATCACGAGTCATGAAGCAATGTATTCCCAGATACAGACAGCTCTTATACATATCCAAAAGGAGCTGGATCAGGAGGAGCCTGCATTTGTGGAGCTAGCACATTTCGTCAGAGCAATGCGCGGTGATAACGGTATGGGAATTGAACGCTATGTACTCGGCATTATGCTCAGCAGCATCACACAGCAGGCAAATCAGCTGCTGCAGCTTGTTCATAACGGCCGCTATCAGATTTTCCGCAGTGATGAGGCAAGTGGAAGAACGCGCAAATTCGGTCTTGAGCTTTCTATTTATGATAGCTATACGTGCAGCAGCCGCAGTGTTGTTTCCCTGAGCGGCGGTGAAAAATTCCTCGTTTCCCTGGCCTTGTCTCTGGCGCTATCCAGTGTGGTACAGGCAAGAAACGGCGGTATTCAGCTGGATACTATGTTTATTGATGAGGGCTTTGGAACACTGGATGAGCACAGTATCGCGGATGCACTTGCCGTATTGCAGATTATGAGCAACAGCCGCGGTTATGTCGGCATTATTTCACATGTGGAGCTGTTAAAGGACAATATACCGGCAGGAATTCTCGTAGAAAAAAGCAGGGAAGGCAGCCGTATTCAAATCAGAAAGGAATAG
- a CDS encoding AAA family ATPase, whose product MRALPIGIENFKELIDKDYYYVDKTLFIRDVLKQKVALYTRTRRFHRNSVDTFGIRQEAR is encoded by the coding sequence ATGCGGGCATTGCCAATTGGAATAGAAAATTTCAAAGAGCTGATAGATAAGGATTATTATTATGTGGATAAAACTTTATTTATTAGGGATGTGTTAAAACAGAAGGTGGCACTATACACACGGACGCGCCGATTTCACCGAAATAGTGTCGATACCTTTGGTATCCGACAAGAGGCGCGCTAG
- a CDS encoding ATP-binding cassette domain-containing protein has product MIKLEHVSKTFDSKAGNVHAVQDVTLTIQDKEIYGIIGFSGAGKSTLVRCINLLERPSAGAVVIDGQDITQMRDKELRAMRKKIGMIFQHFNLMRSRTVYQNIAFPLKGSGLSKAETDMKIRKLLELVDLSDKVDAYPSQLSGGQKQRVAIARALANDPKVLLCDEATSALDPQTTKSILKLLKKVNEELGITIVLITHEMAVIKEICDRVAVMENGYVVEEGSILDIFSKPKAEVTRSFIASTSNAHRIQEMLDAGASVTRLENGQRMVKLNYDSVSTSKALISEISRLFLVDTNIIFGNVEIIKNTPLGDLIVILSGEEANIDQALAYLKEHEVGVEVMKAC; this is encoded by the coding sequence ATGATTAAGTTGGAACATGTCAGTAAGACATTTGACAGCAAAGCAGGGAATGTTCATGCGGTGCAGGATGTCACACTGACGATACAGGACAAGGAAATATATGGTATTATCGGCTTCAGCGGCGCCGGTAAATCGACACTGGTACGCTGCATCAATCTGCTGGAACGCCCAAGTGCGGGAGCGGTTGTCATCGATGGACAGGATATCACGCAGATGCGGGATAAGGAGCTGCGTGCGATGCGTAAGAAAATCGGAATGATATTTCAGCACTTCAATCTGATGCGCAGCCGTACGGTTTATCAGAATATTGCATTCCCGTTGAAGGGGAGTGGATTAAGCAAGGCAGAAACGGATATGAAAATCCGCAAGCTGCTGGAGCTAGTGGATTTGAGTGACAAGGTGGATGCCTATCCATCCCAGCTCAGCGGCGGACAGAAGCAGCGTGTGGCAATCGCACGTGCACTGGCAAATGATCCCAAGGTGCTGCTATGTGATGAAGCGACAAGCGCACTGGATCCGCAGACGACAAAAAGCATTCTGAAGCTGCTGAAAAAGGTAAACGAGGAGCTGGGAATCACCATCGTTCTGATTACGCATGAGATGGCAGTAATCAAGGAAATCTGCGACCGTGTGGCAGTTATGGAAAACGGCTATGTTGTGGAGGAAGGAAGCATCCTTGATATCTTCTCCAAACCAAAGGCAGAGGTAACACGAAGCTTTATCGCATCCACAAGCAATGCACACCGTATACAGGAAATGCTGGATGCAGGTGCCAGTGTTACCAGACTGGAAAACGGACAACGCATGGTGAAGCTGAATTATGATTCTGTCAGCACCAGCAAGGCACTCATTTCCGAGATATCCAGACTGTTTCTGGTAGATACGAATATCATTTTTGGAAATGTGGAAATTATCAAAAACACACCGCTGGGTGATTTGATTGTTATACTGAGCGGTGAGGAAGCAAATATTGATCAGGCACTTGCCTATCTGAAGGAGCATGAAGTCGGTGTGGAGGTGATGAAGGCATGCTAG
- a CDS encoding DUF4352 domain-containing protein: MEIIQHEQQKHNILLTSDYCPNQAMINEFQTIFFTCKLQRIELCGKELKDFIVDDGARFIKLHVTIRNITNEILTMYKDDFMITFDNEGPFEAEDNFGIRNQLPDEYALKPQEEINGCLIFIIASSTKKIMLSYTEYFDDESEGKTYKLKYKIG, from the coding sequence ATGGAAATCATTCAACATGAACAACAGAAGCATAATATTCTCCTGACCTCGGATTATTGTCCGAATCAGGCGATGATCAATGAATTTCAAACCATTTTTTTTACATGCAAGCTGCAGCGGATCGAGCTGTGCGGAAAGGAGCTTAAAGACTTTATCGTTGATGACGGCGCAAGGTTTATAAAGCTGCATGTGACAATACGGAATATAACCAATGAAATCCTGACCATGTATAAGGATGACTTCATGATAACCTTTGATAATGAGGGCCCCTTTGAGGCAGAGGATAATTTTGGTATCCGCAATCAGCTGCCAGATGAATATGCCCTGAAGCCGCAGGAGGAAATCAACGGCTGTCTAATTTTCATCATAGCTTCTTCAACAAAGAAAATTATGCTGAGCTATACGGAATATTTTGATGATGAGAGCGAAGGAAAGACATATAAGCTGAAATATAAGATCGGCTGA
- a CDS encoding ABC transporter permease subunit yields MLEFLNTIIPNIMSKLPDFWTAIMETFIMLGVVGAISLLIGTLFGVIMVVTKKDGILQNRILYFIIGKIIDFFRAIPFIILIFMISPMTRAIVGTTIGLRGAMLPLVIGAVPFVARQIESALSEVDYGLIEASQAMGCSPLEIIFRVYLKESVPGIIRATTITLITLIGYIAMVGAVGGGGLGDFCIRYGYNAFQFDVIYVSVIVLLLITSLIQGIGNLAIRKTTH; encoded by the coding sequence ATGCTAGAATTTCTAAATACGATTATTCCTAATATTATGAGCAAGCTTCCGGATTTCTGGACAGCAATAATGGAGACATTCATCATGCTGGGTGTTGTCGGTGCGATATCACTTCTGATTGGAACTCTGTTCGGTGTAATTATGGTCGTAACGAAAAAGGATGGAATCTTACAAAATAGAATCCTGTATTTCATCATCGGAAAGATTATCGATTTCTTCCGAGCGATTCCCTTTATTATTCTGATCTTTATGATTTCACCGATGACGCGTGCAATCGTAGGTACTACGATTGGATTGCGTGGAGCGATGCTGCCGCTGGTCATTGGTGCTGTTCCTTTTGTGGCACGCCAGATTGAAAGTGCCCTATCCGAAGTGGATTACGGTCTAATTGAAGCCAGTCAGGCAATGGGATGCTCTCCGCTGGAAATCATATTCCGTGTATACCTGAAGGAAAGCGTGCCAGGCATAATCCGTGCCACAACAATTACGCTGATCACACTGATTGGGTATATCGCCATGGTTGGTGCAGTCGGTGGCGGTGGTCTTGGTGACTTCTGTATCCGTTACGGGTATAATGCCTTCCAGTTTGATGTCATTTATGTGAGTGTCATCGTATTGCTTCTGATTACCTCACTCATTCAGGGAATCGGAAATCTTGCGATTCGTAAAACAACACATTAG